In Agromyces sp. 3263, a single genomic region encodes these proteins:
- a CDS encoding DUF6807 family protein: MPNPPRQVTIAQVAEYAGVSQASVSRVLNRNQKVDPAISAKVRDAIEKLNYSPSQMARNLVRGRSNTVALVVPDLENPMFQGVLKGLAREAALDGYRVLVADTAERVADEEDIAVEARSRCDALVLVSPRMPAERLEALLARSGPIVVVNRPVASDPAAELSVDYEHATRTLGEHLVALGHTRIAYLAGPPQAYADGLRRHGLAELVARHERVEVFDLAAGSQVEDGYRAAEDVLSSSATAVIAFNDLVALGLLARLRELGVDVPGEISVAGIDDIPLARFSAPALTTMSVPRLELGAQSWRRLRDAMAGSPATHPLSYRAILEARGSTGPAPEASGWLSPGRPVLRIGDRVVARYEEGTSIDSVLSPRPYLHPVETLGGVRVTDSHPTDHLHHFGIGVALPDVNGTSYWGGRTYVQDVGSVMLENQGAQRRDALTVDDDVLVERLTWIDEREVAQLSEVRVLTGRPARVGERDAWTLGWRSTLAANFGALTLGSPATNGREGAGYGGLFWRFPRWDATVITRDGEGERIAHGSTSPWLAVVDAGRRVTVLLAQPEGRPALPWFARVDEYLGIGPAVAWDEVVSVPEGGRLELGIDALLIDRAITDAAELEQLASTLGAVVNTPVAGLETGLVANPARHS; the protein is encoded by the coding sequence GTGCCCAACCCGCCCCGGCAGGTCACGATCGCCCAGGTCGCCGAGTACGCCGGCGTCTCGCAGGCGTCGGTGTCACGGGTGCTGAACCGCAACCAGAAGGTCGACCCGGCGATCTCGGCCAAGGTGCGCGACGCGATCGAGAAGCTCAACTACTCGCCGAGCCAGATGGCGCGCAACCTCGTGCGCGGCCGCAGCAACACCGTCGCCCTCGTCGTGCCCGACCTCGAGAACCCGATGTTCCAGGGCGTGCTCAAGGGGCTCGCCCGCGAGGCGGCGCTCGACGGCTACCGGGTGCTCGTCGCCGACACCGCCGAGCGAGTCGCCGACGAGGAGGACATCGCCGTCGAGGCCCGCTCCCGGTGCGACGCGCTCGTGCTCGTCTCGCCGCGCATGCCGGCCGAGCGGCTCGAGGCCCTGCTCGCCCGATCAGGCCCGATCGTCGTCGTGAACCGCCCGGTCGCGAGCGATCCGGCGGCAGAGCTCTCGGTCGACTACGAGCACGCGACGCGCACCCTCGGCGAGCATCTGGTCGCCCTCGGCCACACCCGTATCGCCTACCTCGCCGGGCCGCCGCAGGCCTATGCCGACGGGCTCCGCCGGCATGGGCTCGCCGAGCTCGTCGCCCGCCACGAGCGCGTCGAGGTGTTCGACCTCGCGGCCGGCTCACAGGTCGAGGACGGCTACCGCGCTGCCGAGGACGTGCTCTCGTCGAGCGCGACCGCCGTCATCGCCTTCAACGACCTCGTCGCCCTCGGTCTGCTCGCCCGGCTCCGCGAGCTCGGCGTCGACGTGCCCGGCGAGATCTCGGTGGCCGGCATCGACGACATCCCGCTCGCGCGGTTCTCCGCTCCGGCGCTCACCACCATGTCGGTGCCGCGCCTCGAGCTCGGCGCCCAGTCGTGGCGGCGCCTGCGGGATGCGATGGCCGGCTCGCCGGCGACGCATCCGCTCTCCTACCGGGCGATCCTCGAAGCGCGCGGGAGCACGGGACCCGCGCCCGAGGCGTCGGGCTGGTTGTCGCCCGGCCGTCCGGTGCTGCGCATCGGCGACCGGGTGGTGGCCCGCTACGAGGAGGGCACGAGCATCGACTCGGTGCTCTCCCCGCGGCCCTACCTGCACCCCGTCGAGACGCTCGGCGGCGTTCGCGTCACCGACAGCCACCCCACCGACCACCTGCACCACTTCGGCATCGGCGTGGCCCTGCCCGACGTCAACGGCACCTCGTACTGGGGCGGCCGCACCTACGTGCAGGACGTCGGCTCGGTCATGCTCGAGAACCAGGGCGCGCAGCGACGCGACGCGCTCACGGTCGACGACGACGTGCTGGTCGAGCGGCTCACGTGGATCGACGAACGCGAGGTGGCGCAGCTCAGCGAGGTGCGCGTGCTCACGGGGCGTCCGGCCCGCGTCGGCGAACGCGACGCCTGGACGCTCGGGTGGCGCAGCACGCTCGCCGCGAACTTCGGCGCGCTCACGCTGGGCTCCCCCGCGACGAACGGCCGCGAGGGCGCGGGCTACGGCGGCCTGTTCTGGCGGTTCCCCCGCTGGGACGCCACGGTGATCACCCGCGACGGCGAGGGCGAACGCATCGCCCATGGCTCCACGTCGCCCTGGCTCGCCGTCGTCGACGCCGGACGCCGGGTCACGGTGCTGCTCGCGCAGCCCGAGGGCCGGCCCGCGCTGCCGTGGTTCGCGCGGGTCGACGAGTACCTGGGCATCGGCCCAGCCGTGGCGTGGGACGAGGTCGTCTCGGTGCCCGAGGGCGGCCGGCTCGAGCTCGGCATCGATGCCCTGCTCATCGATCGCGCGATCACGGATGCCGCAGAGCTCGAGCAGCTGGCCTCGACGCTCGGCGCCGTGGTGAACACGCCGGTCGCCGGCCTCGAGACGGGGCTCGTCGCCAACCCGGCCCGGCACTCGTGA
- a CDS encoding Gfo/Idh/MocA family oxidoreductase yields the protein MPRIGLAGVHGHGASHVRAARELERDARAMLAAVADHRPPGPDLDGVTAYREASDMIAAEGLDIVILCTPMHTHLPLAEQALLHGAHVLLEKPPTPTLDEFHRLLAASEATGRAVQLGFQSLGSTAVPAMRDLIAAGAIGDPVRYGALATWVRNVDYWRRAPWAGRSTLDGVPVVDGAVTNPLAHAVATGLAVAGATREEDVAAVRLDLYRANDIEVDDTSSLVVDLAGGATLAGALSLTAPRRSEPCIVVEGTAGRLVLWYTLDVIQLVEPGSDVPVTSSHPRMGLLANLVDHVVDGTPLLVPAASTGAFMRVLEAVRENGPPARIDPSHVDRVTDDEGTHLVVRDLEHWSARVVGEGRTFAELGAPWSRAG from the coding sequence ATGCCGCGCATCGGCCTCGCGGGCGTGCACGGCCACGGCGCCAGCCACGTGCGCGCGGCACGGGAGCTCGAACGCGACGCGCGCGCGATGCTCGCCGCGGTGGCCGACCACCGACCACCGGGGCCCGACCTCGACGGCGTCACGGCGTACCGCGAGGCGAGCGACATGATCGCCGCGGAGGGACTCGACATCGTGATCCTGTGCACGCCGATGCACACCCACCTCCCGCTCGCCGAGCAGGCGTTGCTGCACGGCGCGCACGTGCTGCTCGAGAAGCCGCCGACCCCGACGCTCGACGAGTTCCATCGTCTGCTCGCCGCGAGCGAGGCGACGGGGCGGGCGGTGCAACTCGGCTTCCAGAGCCTGGGCTCGACGGCCGTCCCGGCGATGCGCGACCTCATCGCCGCCGGGGCCATCGGCGATCCGGTGCGCTACGGCGCCCTCGCGACCTGGGTGCGGAACGTCGACTACTGGCGGCGGGCACCGTGGGCCGGGCGCAGCACGCTCGACGGGGTGCCCGTGGTCGACGGCGCCGTCACGAATCCCCTCGCGCACGCGGTGGCCACGGGCCTCGCGGTCGCCGGGGCCACGCGCGAGGAGGACGTCGCCGCCGTGCGGCTCGACCTCTACCGCGCGAACGACATCGAGGTCGACGACACCTCGTCGCTCGTCGTCGACCTCGCCGGCGGCGCGACCCTCGCCGGTGCGCTCAGTCTCACCGCGCCACGGCGCAGCGAGCCGTGCATCGTCGTCGAGGGCACGGCCGGGCGCCTCGTGCTCTGGTACACGCTCGACGTCATCCAGCTCGTCGAGCCCGGCTCCGACGTGCCGGTGACGAGCAGCCATCCCCGCATGGGTCTCCTCGCGAACCTCGTCGACCACGTCGTCGACGGCACCCCGCTGCTCGTGCCGGCGGCATCGACCGGCGCGTTCATGCGCGTGCTGGAGGCGGTGCGCGAGAACGGCCCGCCCGCCCGCATCGACCCATCGCACGTCGACCGCGTCACCGACGACGAGGGCACGCACCTCGTCGTGCGGGACCTCGAGCACTGGAGCGCCCGGGTCGTCGGCGAGGGCCGCACGTTCGCCGAGCTCGGCGCGCCGTGGAGTCGGGCCGGCTGA